Proteins co-encoded in one Streptomyces roseochromogenus subsp. oscitans DS 12.976 genomic window:
- a CDS encoding SCO4402 family protein, with protein sequence MNQTPQVRLPQMREQIIAAVHALSDPDHQRRVWIERQYPHPGYFDDLTLNVHILYDDTAVLDNPSGAIGHTLRDASEAQTMQRLADRLNEILDALDPEADDAAYLGHQLWPGVVEAAAQAHASLTR encoded by the coding sequence ATGAATCAGACACCGCAGGTGCGACTGCCGCAGATGCGCGAGCAGATCATCGCAGCGGTACACGCGCTGTCCGACCCCGACCACCAGCGACGCGTCTGGATCGAGCGCCAGTACCCCCACCCGGGCTATTTCGATGACCTCACGCTGAACGTCCACATCCTCTACGACGACACCGCCGTACTGGACAACCCATCCGGGGCGATCGGCCACACACTCCGCGACGCCTCGGAGGCGCAGACCATGCAACGCCTCGCCGACCGCCTCAACGAGATCCTCGACGCCCTGGACCCCGAGGCAGATGACGCCGCCTACCTCGGACACCAACTGTGGCCAGGCGTCGTCGAAGCCGCGGCACAGGCCCACGCAAGCCTCACCCGGTGA
- a CDS encoding LLM class flavin-dependent oxidoreductase, giving the protein MSLTFHWFLPTNGDSRHVVGGGHGTPATASGRDRPPTVAYLSQIARAAEDLGFVGALTPTGAWCEDAWLTTAMVSQNSERLKFLVAFRPGFVSPTLAAQMASTFQRQTGGRLLLNVVTGGESHEQRAYGDFLDKDSRYRRTGEFLHIVRDLWDGKSVDLHGEHLQVAEAKLSRVPDPVPEVYFGGSSPAAGEVAARYADVYLTWGEPPAQVAEKIAWIRKLAAGHGRGLRFGIRLHVITRDTAARAWAEADRLLDGFDPETVRAVQAGLARSESAGQQRMLALHGGSRESLEIHPNLWAGIGLVRGGAGTALVGSHDEVAERIKEYHALGIDEFVLSGYPHLEEAYWFGEGVLPRLAAQGLWTHPDVRAAAPSAQVPFAS; this is encoded by the coding sequence GTGTCCCTCACCTTCCACTGGTTCCTGCCCACCAACGGCGACAGCCGCCATGTCGTCGGCGGCGGCCACGGCACCCCGGCCACCGCCTCCGGCCGGGACCGGCCCCCGACGGTCGCCTATCTGAGCCAGATCGCCCGGGCCGCCGAGGACCTCGGCTTCGTGGGCGCGCTCACCCCGACCGGCGCCTGGTGCGAGGACGCGTGGCTGACGACCGCCATGGTCAGCCAGAACTCCGAGCGGCTGAAGTTCCTCGTCGCCTTCCGGCCCGGCTTCGTCTCGCCGACGCTCGCCGCGCAGATGGCGTCCACCTTCCAGCGGCAGACCGGCGGACGGCTGCTGCTCAACGTGGTCACCGGCGGCGAGAGCCACGAGCAGCGGGCCTACGGCGACTTCCTCGACAAGGACTCCCGGTACCGTCGTACCGGCGAATTCCTGCACATCGTGCGGGACCTGTGGGACGGCAAGAGCGTCGACCTGCACGGGGAGCACCTCCAGGTCGCTGAGGCGAAGCTCAGCCGGGTGCCCGACCCGGTGCCCGAGGTGTACTTCGGCGGCTCCTCGCCCGCCGCCGGCGAGGTCGCGGCCCGGTATGCGGACGTGTACCTCACCTGGGGCGAGCCGCCCGCCCAGGTCGCCGAGAAGATCGCCTGGATCCGCAAGCTGGCCGCCGGGCACGGGCGCGGCCTCCGCTTCGGCATCCGGCTGCACGTCATCACGCGCGACACCGCCGCGCGGGCCTGGGCCGAGGCGGACCGGCTGCTCGACGGCTTCGACCCGGAGACGGTACGGGCCGTCCAGGCGGGCCTGGCCCGCAGCGAGTCCGCGGGCCAGCAACGCATGCTCGCCCTGCACGGCGGCAGCCGGGAGAGCCTGGAGATCCACCCCAACCTCTGGGCCGGCATCGGCCTGGTGCGCGGGGGCGCGGGCACCGCGCTGGTCGGCAGCCACGACGAGGTCGCCGAGCGGATCAAGGAGTACCACGCCCTCGGCATCGACGAGTTCGTCCTCTCCGGCTACCCGCACCTGGAAGAGGCGTACTGGTTCGGCGAGGGAGTGCTGCCCCGGCTCGCCGCCCAGGGACTGTGGACGCATCCCGACGTCAGGGCGGCCGCCCCCTCGGCCCAGGTGCCGTTCGCGAGCTGA
- a CDS encoding VOC family protein → MSTIQPVIITADQDLLLDFYTKLFGAEEIFRVPEAGPAFYLGLRIGDTDLGLVAKANPGTVAAPRILLSIGVDDVDETLGRVAALGGSVRSGPNDMPWGQRVAHIQDPDGNPVNLTQPIPAR, encoded by the coding sequence ATGTCCACCATCCAGCCAGTGATCATTACCGCCGACCAGGACCTCCTGCTCGACTTCTATACGAAATTGTTCGGCGCCGAGGAGATCTTCCGGGTACCGGAGGCAGGCCCGGCCTTCTACCTCGGCTTGCGCATCGGCGACACCGACCTCGGGCTGGTGGCCAAGGCGAACCCGGGGACCGTGGCGGCGCCGCGGATCCTGCTCAGCATCGGTGTCGACGACGTCGACGAGACGCTCGGCCGGGTGGCGGCGCTGGGCGGCTCGGTCCGCAGCGGCCCCAACGACATGCCGTGGGGACAGCGTGTCGCCCACATCCAGGACCCCGACGGCAACCCGGTGAACCTCACTCAGCCGATCCCGGCCCGGTGA
- a CDS encoding ArsR/SmtB family transcription factor has product MDKVFKALADDTRRRLLDRLHENNGQTLGELCERIAMTRQSVTQHLAVLEAANLISTVRRGREKLHYLNPVPLHEIQERWIDKFERPRLSALGALKRRAEEAMTDKPSFVYVTYIASTPEKVWEALTDADLTAAYWGHRNESDWRPGSRWAHVRTDGSGIADVVGRVVASEPPTRLVTTWAAPGDEDREDRHSRVTYEIRPHEDIVRLTVIHEDLNDEGERSDVAGGWPAVLSNLKSLLETGRTLPQEPWLVPGH; this is encoded by the coding sequence ATGGACAAGGTCTTCAAGGCGCTGGCCGACGACACGCGCAGGCGCCTGCTGGACCGGCTCCACGAGAACAACGGCCAGACCCTGGGCGAGCTGTGCGAGCGCATCGCCATGACGCGCCAGTCGGTCACCCAGCATCTGGCCGTCCTGGAGGCGGCCAACCTGATCAGCACGGTGCGGCGGGGGCGGGAAAAGCTGCACTACCTCAACCCCGTGCCGCTCCATGAGATCCAGGAGCGGTGGATCGACAAGTTCGAGCGCCCGCGCCTGAGCGCGCTCGGCGCCCTGAAGCGACGAGCCGAGGAAGCCATGACCGACAAACCCAGCTTCGTGTACGTCACCTACATCGCGAGCACGCCCGAGAAGGTCTGGGAGGCGCTCACCGACGCCGACCTCACGGCCGCCTACTGGGGCCACCGCAACGAGTCCGACTGGCGGCCCGGCTCCCGCTGGGCGCATGTGCGCACCGACGGCTCCGGCATCGCCGACGTGGTCGGCAGGGTGGTGGCGAGCGAGCCGCCGACCCGGCTGGTCACCACCTGGGCCGCGCCCGGTGACGAGGACCGTGAGGACCGGCACTCCCGGGTCACCTACGAGATCCGGCCGCACGAGGACATCGTCCGGCTGACCGTCATCCACGAGGACCTCAACGACGAGGGTGAGCGCTCGGACGTGGCGGGGGGCTGGCCGGCCGTGCTGTCCAACCTCAAGTCGCTGCTGGAGACCGGCCGGACCCTGCCGCAGGAGCCCTGGCTGGTGCCGGGGCACTGA
- a CDS encoding putative leader peptide — MRLDLTRRRHVDLARVSSASCRAAA; from the coding sequence ATGCGACTGGACCTCACGCGGCGACGCCATGTCGACCTCGCGCGCGTCTCCAGCGCCTCCTGTCGCGCCGCGGCCTGA
- a CDS encoding S1 family peptidase yields the protein MKDTPMFAGRSRTARISALLTTAAAMAAGLLTATAAHAVVGDQAQDGAYPFLVKLDITMGDAKRACTGTLVDPRWVLTAASCFADTPGAAVPAGAPKGKATATVGRSDLSNTSAGAVRDIVELVPRTDRDLVMVRLASAVSGVTPASVTTSAPTEGESLQSAGFGRTRDEWVPDHAHTAAFTAGTLTGTSVQLAASGDAAICKGDTGGPVLSTTGGHTAIVGVSSLSWQGGCLGTDPAETRTGASAARVDDLAGWVKQVAYGPAFAGAPWDHAVQMTAGYYTGGSAGGTRHMDLIVVWDDGEVTLYQGGEGNDPAHPFSAEYQLAPRKSIWIKALSVTSVNTGGGTDGVVVRWIDGEMTLYTTVDAKGFHGEKQLAPAKNETWRDDAFQLVGGRFTAGGHRDDLLVDWKDGHVSVFNDVAVNGLKKQTQVVAKNTTWPHATQLTSGSFTGKTTDDLLVRWSDGETTIYPGMNGKSLPGELKIRPARPDKSNWADATVVAAGAFTANTTADDIIVRWSDGHVSLFPGVDAKGLHDEFRLAPAN from the coding sequence TTGAAGGACACACCTATGTTCGCCGGACGTTCACGTACCGCGAGGATCAGCGCACTTCTCACCACCGCCGCCGCCATGGCGGCCGGTCTGCTCACGGCGACGGCCGCCCACGCCGTGGTCGGCGACCAGGCCCAGGACGGCGCGTACCCGTTCCTGGTGAAGCTGGACATCACCATGGGCGACGCCAAGCGCGCCTGCACCGGCACCCTCGTCGACCCCCGCTGGGTGCTCACCGCTGCCAGCTGCTTCGCCGACACCCCCGGTGCGGCCGTCCCGGCGGGGGCGCCAAAAGGGAAGGCCACAGCCACCGTCGGCCGCTCCGACCTGTCCAACACCTCGGCCGGAGCCGTACGAGACATCGTCGAGCTGGTGCCCCGCACCGACCGTGACCTGGTCATGGTCAGGCTCGCGAGCGCCGTCAGCGGCGTCACCCCCGCCTCGGTGACCACCAGCGCACCCACCGAGGGTGAGAGCCTGCAGTCCGCCGGGTTCGGACGCACCCGCGACGAGTGGGTGCCCGATCACGCTCACACCGCTGCCTTCACCGCCGGCACCTTGACCGGCACCAGCGTGCAGCTGGCCGCGTCGGGGGACGCGGCAATCTGCAAGGGTGACACCGGCGGTCCGGTACTGAGCACCACCGGCGGCCATACTGCGATCGTGGGTGTCAGCAGCCTGTCCTGGCAGGGGGGTTGCCTGGGAACCGACCCGGCGGAGACCCGCACGGGAGCGAGCGCCGCACGGGTCGACGATCTGGCGGGCTGGGTGAAGCAGGTCGCCTACGGCCCCGCCTTCGCGGGCGCCCCGTGGGACCATGCCGTGCAGATGACCGCGGGCTACTACACCGGCGGCTCGGCGGGCGGCACCCGTCACATGGACCTGATCGTCGTCTGGGACGACGGGGAGGTCACGCTCTACCAGGGCGGCGAGGGCAACGATCCCGCCCACCCCTTCTCCGCCGAGTACCAGCTGGCGCCCCGGAAGAGCATCTGGATCAAGGCGCTCTCGGTCACCAGCGTCAACACGGGCGGCGGCACGGACGGGGTGGTGGTGCGCTGGATAGACGGGGAGATGACCCTGTACACCACCGTCGACGCCAAGGGGTTCCACGGCGAGAAGCAGCTCGCCCCGGCGAAGAACGAAACCTGGAGGGACGACGCCTTCCAGCTGGTCGGCGGCCGCTTCACCGCGGGCGGTCACCGCGACGACCTGCTGGTGGACTGGAAGGACGGCCACGTCTCCGTCTTCAACGACGTGGCGGTCAACGGCTTGAAGAAGCAGACCCAGGTCGTTGCGAAGAACACCACATGGCCCCACGCCACCCAGCTCACCAGTGGCTCCTTCACCGGCAAGACCACCGATGACCTGCTGGTGCGCTGGTCCGACGGCGAGACAACCATCTACCCCGGGATGAACGGCAAGTCCCTGCCCGGCGAGCTCAAGATCCGGCCCGCCAGGCCCGACAAGTCGAACTGGGCCGACGCCACCGTCGTCGCCGCCGGCGCCTTCACCGCCAACACCACCGCCGACGACATCATCGTCCGCTGGAGTGACGGCCACGTCAGCCTCTTCCCGGGCGTGGACGCCAAGGGCCTGCACGACGAATTCCGGCTCGCACCGGCCAACTGA
- a CDS encoding GNAT family N-acetyltransferase has translation MTETHSADLTVRPATLEDRPAVERLWLMFHHDLSEFRGTLPGPDGTFRNERVEYAFTRPDWAPYLFLCDGRPAGFAFVRALDRPVRVLNSFFVVRGARRRGIGTRAVRDVLGRHPGAWEIAFQHDNAAAVRFWPYIARDMAGDAWTRELRPVPDRPELPPDVWISFAVTG, from the coding sequence ATGACCGAAACTCACTCGGCGGACCTGACCGTCCGCCCCGCGACCCTGGAGGACCGGCCCGCCGTCGAACGGCTGTGGCTGATGTTCCACCACGACCTGTCCGAGTTCCGGGGCACCCTGCCCGGCCCGGACGGCACCTTCCGCAACGAACGCGTCGAGTACGCCTTCACCCGGCCGGACTGGGCGCCGTACCTCTTCCTGTGCGACGGGCGCCCGGCCGGTTTCGCGTTCGTACGCGCGCTGGACCGGCCGGTGCGGGTGCTGAACAGCTTCTTCGTCGTGCGTGGTGCCCGGCGGCGCGGGATCGGGACGCGGGCCGTGCGGGACGTGCTGGGCCGGCATCCCGGGGCCTGGGAGATCGCGTTCCAGCACGACAATGCGGCCGCCGTACGGTTCTGGCCCTACATCGCCCGGGATATGGCCGGCGACGCCTGGACGCGCGAGCTCCGGCCGGTACCGGACCGGCCGGAGCTGCCCCCGGATGTGTGGATCTCGTTCGCCGTGACCGGTTGA
- a CDS encoding ALF repeat-containing protein yields MTRSPGCRSHRLPPTDAALDQPHPHTCGRVTDITQFSGGNGPVKRPSRSSGALSKNTTAPTRGHRPALRDLCAVLLPVTLAAGLLGAGPASADDDSDDGGYPVSDRRLVVEAWTWGGPGVKAGAEKALVGSDEDVKKFLADKDAIGNDDDRVDISRMVAVGGPAVQEAAKNALKSTDPGAVRAFLKDGWKAPLQEDQRVEASRVINFGGPQVKQAGMAALKGTPEDVARFLKSGQYEAQETDDRVEVSKIINDGGQAVKAAGKLALQGTPDDVVEFLEVGQFVARNKDQEHATIQQLLDQAQKAGVRAQAATEAAKAASARAKAASALAKEDAQRAAKETQAAKGDSQTAAARARQAASAARAAAGAAQEAIGAANAANESARIAAAAAAQTASAAAAAADAASRAYNAAAAAAGNASKAEDAKNAAANARATALLAAKSAQAAQAAGDASRAAKAAAADSLAAGADANAAADAADEASAAADAAGVHSEEAAQAAAETRRHAAEANRAANAAEALAQESADAAYAARDAAKAAADHANNAADAADDAAKHAGQAADAAKQADRQADAAKKAADTAGLAVSTAKKVFDIARKTEAEDLTSRTNAAIERARSRKDQADALTSQTAANVLEARGLDDTAQALAAEAAKPDADTTALAAKGRRLALQALRDLGPLSQQAATQALSGTDADVIAYLRTGWQTAKTQETREQVFELTTDSPYQAVRTAAADALKGSDQQVADFYTTGQYTAANDDLRVKVSQINNAGGPGVKEASKAVLATNDPKTLAAFIATGQYSARNDDERVTASKLVNDGGPEVKAAAKIALAGPADQLEAFLNVGQYMADRKDKLADTHNAQMQRLIAEASGIAATARKNSWLAAKAAADAHKATTDAQKAANQAANSAHEAQGYAHDADVAATSAENSADQARKSVATARAAADAADHDAADATESAAQAEFNANYARTSATQADQSAADAHDSAVAAGKSAKEAQEQASQAWQITMDKRRAEEAEARRQAAEARKAQAEAKKKTQHCHYIPRLGYYPDCVKDGGVMDPPINVDPQEAAMIYGGLWTLSGGKDIQDCIENPTLGKCAFAAMVVIPGVGELKAAKKVEEGVEGVAEASRVSRTVDGWLPQDAVDKVPDSLKPFMKENKKGVGYRWNDGKGNGVRIDQGNPNNSQVFQQVDHVVINSGGKIIGRDGTPIAGSIKDHAEEAHIPLEEWLRWKEWDKP; encoded by the coding sequence ATGACCAGGTCGCCCGGGTGTAGAAGCCACCGCTTGCCGCCAACGGACGCGGCCCTCGACCAGCCGCATCCGCACACGTGCGGACGCGTGACTGACATCACTCAATTCTCAGGGGGGAATGGGCCAGTGAAACGGCCTTCGCGCTCATCAGGGGCGCTATCGAAGAACACAACAGCGCCAACCCGGGGACACCGTCCCGCACTTCGCGACCTCTGCGCCGTTCTGCTGCCCGTCACGCTCGCCGCCGGGCTGCTCGGCGCCGGACCGGCTAGCGCGGATGATGACTCAGACGACGGCGGATACCCTGTCTCCGACCGCCGCCTCGTCGTCGAAGCGTGGACCTGGGGCGGCCCGGGTGTGAAGGCGGGGGCGGAGAAGGCCCTGGTCGGCTCGGACGAGGACGTCAAGAAGTTCCTCGCCGACAAGGACGCCATCGGTAACGACGACGACCGCGTCGACATCAGTCGCATGGTCGCCGTGGGCGGCCCGGCTGTGCAGGAGGCGGCCAAGAACGCACTGAAGTCCACCGACCCAGGTGCCGTGCGTGCCTTCCTGAAGGACGGCTGGAAAGCGCCGCTGCAGGAGGACCAGCGGGTCGAGGCGTCCCGGGTCATCAACTTCGGCGGTCCGCAGGTCAAGCAGGCCGGGATGGCAGCCCTGAAAGGCACCCCGGAGGACGTCGCCCGGTTCCTGAAGTCGGGCCAGTATGAGGCGCAGGAGACCGACGACCGGGTCGAGGTCTCCAAGATCATCAATGACGGCGGCCAGGCAGTGAAGGCGGCCGGCAAACTCGCCTTGCAGGGCACACCCGACGACGTGGTGGAGTTCCTCGAGGTCGGGCAGTTCGTAGCCCGCAACAAGGACCAGGAACACGCCACCATCCAGCAGCTGCTGGACCAGGCGCAGAAGGCAGGAGTACGCGCGCAGGCGGCCACCGAGGCGGCCAAGGCGGCCTCCGCGCGAGCCAAGGCCGCCTCCGCTCTGGCCAAGGAAGACGCACAGCGGGCGGCCAAGGAGACGCAGGCGGCCAAGGGCGACTCCCAGACCGCCGCGGCCCGGGCCCGGCAGGCCGCCAGCGCCGCACGCGCCGCCGCCGGTGCGGCGCAGGAGGCGATCGGAGCGGCGAACGCGGCCAATGAGTCGGCCCGTATCGCCGCCGCCGCTGCCGCACAGACCGCCAGCGCCGCCGCCGCAGCAGCCGACGCCGCCTCCCGCGCTTACAACGCCGCCGCTGCCGCGGCTGGTAACGCGAGCAAGGCCGAGGACGCCAAGAACGCTGCAGCCAACGCACGGGCCACCGCGCTGCTGGCGGCCAAGTCGGCCCAGGCCGCTCAGGCGGCCGGAGACGCCTCCCGGGCCGCCAAGGCCGCCGCGGCCGACTCGCTGGCCGCCGGTGCCGATGCCAACGCCGCAGCTGACGCCGCGGACGAGGCCAGCGCCGCCGCCGACGCTGCCGGGGTCCACTCGGAAGAGGCCGCACAGGCGGCGGCAGAGACCCGACGGCACGCCGCTGAGGCCAACCGCGCGGCCAACGCCGCCGAGGCGCTGGCCCAGGAGTCCGCGGACGCTGCCTACGCCGCGCGTGACGCGGCCAAGGCTGCCGCCGACCACGCCAACAATGCAGCCGACGCCGCCGACGACGCGGCCAAGCACGCCGGCCAGGCGGCAGACGCGGCCAAGCAGGCCGACCGGCAAGCCGATGCCGCCAAGAAGGCCGCCGACACCGCCGGCCTGGCGGTGTCGACCGCCAAGAAGGTCTTCGACATCGCCCGCAAGACCGAGGCCGAAGACCTCACCAGCCGCACCAACGCCGCCATCGAACGCGCCAGGAGCCGCAAGGACCAGGCTGACGCCCTCACTTCCCAGACCGCCGCCAACGTTCTTGAAGCACGCGGCCTGGACGACACCGCACAGGCCCTGGCCGCCGAAGCCGCCAAGCCCGACGCGGACACCACGGCACTGGCCGCCAAGGGACGCCGGCTCGCCCTGCAGGCGCTGAGGGACCTCGGCCCGCTCAGCCAGCAAGCGGCCACCCAGGCCCTGTCCGGCACCGACGCCGACGTCATCGCCTACCTGCGCACCGGCTGGCAGACCGCCAAGACGCAAGAGACGCGCGAGCAGGTCTTCGAACTCACCACCGACAGCCCCTACCAGGCGGTGCGCACCGCCGCCGCAGACGCGCTCAAGGGCAGCGACCAGCAGGTCGCCGACTTCTACACCACCGGCCAGTACACGGCTGCCAACGACGACCTGCGGGTGAAGGTCTCCCAGATCAACAACGCCGGCGGACCCGGAGTCAAGGAAGCCTCCAAGGCCGTCCTGGCCACCAACGACCCCAAGACACTGGCCGCCTTCATCGCCACAGGCCAGTACTCCGCCCGCAACGACGACGAACGCGTCACCGCCTCCAAACTCGTCAACGACGGTGGCCCGGAGGTCAAGGCGGCCGCCAAGATCGCCCTGGCCGGCCCCGCCGACCAGCTCGAAGCCTTCCTCAACGTCGGCCAGTACATGGCCGACCGCAAGGACAAGCTCGCCGACACCCACAACGCCCAGATGCAGCGCCTGATCGCTGAAGCCTCCGGCATCGCGGCCACAGCGCGCAAGAACAGCTGGCTCGCCGCCAAGGCAGCCGCCGATGCCCACAAGGCAACCACCGACGCCCAGAAGGCAGCCAATCAGGCAGCCAACTCCGCCCATGAGGCCCAGGGCTACGCCCACGACGCCGACGTGGCCGCCACCAGTGCGGAGAACTCCGCGGACCAGGCCCGCAAGTCCGTGGCCACCGCGCGTGCCGCTGCCGACGCCGCCGACCACGACGCCGCCGACGCCACTGAATCTGCCGCCCAGGCCGAGTTCAACGCCAACTACGCACGCACCTCCGCCACCCAGGCCGACCAGTCGGCCGCCGACGCCCACGACTCCGCGGTCGCGGCCGGCAAGAGTGCCAAGGAAGCCCAGGAACAGGCTTCCCAGGCATGGCAGATCACGATGGACAAGCGCCGGGCCGAGGAAGCCGAAGCCCGCCGTCAGGCCGCAGAAGCACGCAAGGCACAGGCCGAGGCCAAGAAGAAGACTCAGCACTGCCATTACATCCCCCGCCTCGGCTACTACCCGGACTGCGTCAAGGACGGCGGTGTCATGGATCCGCCGATCAATGTGGATCCGCAAGAGGCCGCCATGATCTACGGCGGACTGTGGACGCTCTCCGGCGGCAAGGACATCCAGGACTGCATCGAGAACCCCACCCTCGGAAAATGCGCCTTCGCCGCCATGGTCGTCATCCCCGGCGTCGGCGAACTCAAGGCCGCCAAGAAGGTCGAAGAGGGCGTCGAAGGCGTGGCCGAGGCCAGCCGGGTCAGCAGGACCGTCGACGGCTGGCTCCCCCAGGACGCCGTGGACAAGGTGCCGGACTCACTCAAGCCCTTCATGAAGGAGAACAAGAAGGGCGTCGGTTACCGCTGGAACGACGGCAAGGGGAACGGCGTCCGGATCGACCAGGGAAACCCCAACAATTCCCAGGTGTTCCAGCAGGTCGACCACGTCGTCATCAACTCCGGTGGTAAAATCATCGGCCGCGATGGAACGCCCATAGCTGGCTCGATCAAGGATCACGCAGAGGAGGCCCACATCCCGTTGGAGGAATGGCTGCGCTGGAAGGAATGGGACAAGCCATGA
- a CDS encoding HXXEE domain-containing protein, with amino-acid sequence MKREPNGTGAAVTWGLLAAWALHDTEEVVMVPRWVRTQVPELRKRFPRVPETAWRRLESVDAREFATAVAAMAVVVAAAAADGHRTGGRSAVYQTALNAFGLHGLVHLAQAASLRGFTPGSATTPLVVLPFTVWARGRLRGSGVLRPTRPRDLAQGLGFAAAATVATHALAQGVPRRR; translated from the coding sequence ATGAAACGAGAACCGAACGGCACCGGCGCGGCTGTCACCTGGGGTCTGCTGGCCGCGTGGGCCCTGCACGACACCGAGGAAGTGGTCATGGTGCCGCGCTGGGTGCGCACCCAGGTGCCGGAGCTGCGCAAGCGGTTCCCGCGGGTGCCGGAGACGGCCTGGCGGCGGCTGGAGTCCGTGGACGCGCGGGAGTTCGCCACCGCGGTCGCCGCGATGGCGGTGGTGGTGGCCGCCGCGGCCGCCGACGGCCACCGGACCGGGGGCCGGTCCGCCGTCTACCAGACCGCGCTCAACGCCTTCGGCCTGCACGGCCTGGTCCATCTGGCCCAGGCGGCGTCCCTGCGCGGCTTCACCCCGGGCTCCGCGACCACGCCCCTGGTCGTCCTGCCCTTCACCGTGTGGGCCCGCGGCCGGCTGCGCGGTTCCGGCGTGCTGCGCCCCACGCGGCCGCGGGACCTGGCCCAGGGCCTCGGCTTCGCCGCGGCGGCCACGGTCGCCACCCATGCGCTCGCGCAGGGAGTACCGCGCCGGCGGTGA
- a CDS encoding SPW repeat protein, with translation MSDVSHRGDLSTHPDVSEMRERYARMLSGRDVALVDGPVFLLGLYCAASPWIVHYTTSQPALMTHNLIMGIAIGLLALGFTRAPERMYGLSGAMCAMGIWLIIAPWIVGSGPDKGVIINNVVIGALALVLGLVCAGTAARSTPKP, from the coding sequence ATGTCAGACGTCTCGCACAGGGGTGATCTGTCGACCCACCCCGATGTCTCCGAAATGCGGGAACGCTACGCCCGCATGCTCAGCGGTCGCGATGTGGCGCTCGTGGACGGGCCGGTCTTCCTGCTCGGGCTCTACTGCGCGGCATCTCCGTGGATAGTGCACTACACGACGAGCCAACCCGCGCTCATGACCCACAACCTGATCATGGGTATAGCGATAGGCCTGCTGGCACTGGGATTCACCCGGGCCCCCGAGCGGATGTACGGCCTCAGCGGGGCCATGTGCGCGATGGGCATCTGGCTGATCATCGCTCCGTGGATCGTGGGCAGCGGCCCCGACAAGGGCGTGATCATCAACAACGTCGTCATCGGCGCGCTGGCGCTCGTACTCGGACTGGTCTGTGCCGGTACGGCAGCACGGAGCACCCCCAAGCCGTGA